From Leptodactylus fuscus isolate aLepFus1 chromosome 11, aLepFus1.hap2, whole genome shotgun sequence, one genomic window encodes:
- the VARS2 gene encoding valine--tRNA ligase, mitochondrial isoform X1, translating to MLRLLRDTNRCVFGRAPRRAASTVTERIKRDERRQRQRAQLEEGAAQEEVSPGKGRHWKDKETIEYEGHTAPGEKKDTSNPLPAAYSPRYVEAAWYSWWVKEGFFKPEYQSRLPHARPEVFSLCIPPPNVTGSLHLGHALTVAIEDSLVRWRRMLGEKVLWVPGSDHAGIATQTVVEKSLSKERGLSRHDLGREEFLKAVWEWKESKGDRIYHQLKSLGASLDWERSCFTMDGRFSRAVSEAFIHLHESGLVHRRHRLVNWSCSLRSAISDIEVESRQLNGRTYLSVPGYQRKVPFGLLFSFAYPTEEGDDEVIVATTRPETMLGDTAVAVHPDDPRYRKFQGKNLLHPFTGRLLPVVTHQLVNPEFGTGAVKVTPAHSLVDFDIAQDLALPLVSVIGEDGAMTEAGGDWIQGVKRFDAREKVVSALKEKGLYRGDCEHAMLLPVCSRSGDVIEHLLKRQWFVNCEEMARKALRAVESGELKISPSYHQKNWRNWLANISDWCISRQLWWGHQIPAYFVTTSLQANKDESEGFWVAAHSESEARRKAAIVLGKPEAELSLKRDEDVLDTWFSSALFPFAMLGWPERTEDLEDFYPNSLLETGSDLLFFWVARMVMLGEELTGRLPFKEVFLHSMVRDAHGRKMSKSLGNVLDPLDVMTGISLEDLREKLKEGNLDPRELKVAESGLVKDYPHGIPECGTDALRFALCSHRVQGDDINLDVASVLAVRHFCNKVWNGVKFTLSALGEGFTPLPMGELRPPSPLDRWLLERLRLLTEDCEKKLQSYEIHQATAAIHNFWLKNYCDVYVEAVKPIVRGPGGSDARQVLYWGAELTLRLLAPFTPYLSEELWQRLPPSSACPAPSVCVAEYPGPWHTAHWRYPEETRRFDFVYSVVRTLRGLRSDYNLTKARPEVCISCSQEDDLQSLQSFLSPLQTLSFSGPLHVHLSAAAPREAVDGTGWASEKVTDGCHVYMNLKGLLDPSSELHKLQAKLKKLENQVRGKTKEEEEAEENSLQMKISRILRVMKTLEQMS from the exons ATGCTCCGCCTCTTACGTGACACTAACCGCTGTGTCTTTGGAAGGGCACCCCGCAGAGCTGCCAGCACCGTCACCGAGCGGATCAAGAGGGATGAGAGGCGGCAGCGACAGCGGGCTCAGCTGGAGGAGGGTGCGGCACAGGAAGAG GTGTCACCAGGTAAAGGCCGACACTGGAAGGACAAAGAGACAATTGAGTATGAAGGTCACACGGCGCCCGGAGAAAAGAAAG ATACCAGTAATCCACTACCTGCGGCGTACAGTCCACGATATGTCGAGGCCGCCTGGTATTCCTGGTGGGTAAAGGAAGGATTTTTCAAGCCGGAGTACCAG AGTCGTCTCCCCCACGCCAGGCCGGAGGTCTTCTCTCTCTGCATCCCTCCTCCTAATGTTACCGGCTCCCTCCACCTCGGCCATGCTCTTACTGTGGCCATTGAGGATTCTCTTGTGCGTTG GAGGAGGATGCTGGGCGAGAAGGTTCTGTGGGTGCCGGGATCCGACCATGCAGGGATTGCCACACAG ACTGTGGTAGAGAAGAGCCTGTCTAAGGAGCGAGGTCTCTCACGTCACGATCTGGGCCGGGAGGAATTTCTCAAGGCGGTGTGGGAATGGAAGGAGAG TAAAGGGGACAGAATATATCACCAGCTGAAGTCTCTCGGGGCGTCTCTGGACTGGGAGCGATCCTGCTTCACTATGGACGGT CGTTTCTCCCGCGCAGTGTCCGAAGCCTTCATCCACCTCCATGAGAGCGGTTTGGTTCATCGCCGGCATCGTCTTGTGAACTGGTCCTGCAGCCTCCGATCTGCCATCTCTGACATTGAG GTGGAGAGTCGGCAGCTGAATGGTAGAACCTACCTGTCTGTACCCGGCTACCAGAGGAAGGTTCCCTTTGGGCTCCTGTTCAGCTTTGCGTACCCCACTGAAGAAGGAG ATGATGAAGTTATTGTGGCCACCACACGCCCTGAGACTATGCTGGGGGACACGGCTGTGGCGGTCCATCCAGACGACCCCAGGTACCGG AAATTCCAGGGAAAGAATCTTCTTCACCCCTTTACTGGGCGTCTGCTCCCTGTTGTCACTCATCAGCTGGTCAACCCAGAGTTTGGCACTG GCGCGGTGAAGGTGACCCCGGCTCACAGTCTGGTAGATTTTGACATCGCTCAGGACCTGGCGCTCCCATTGGTTTCTGTGATTGGAGAAGATGGAGCCATGACGGAGGCCGGAGGAGACTGGATACAG GGCGTGAAAAGATTTGATGCCCGGGAGAAAGTTGTGTCTGCCCTGAAGGAGAAAGGTCTCTATAGAGGAGACTGCGAGCACGCCATGCTGCTCCCTGTCTGCAG TCGCTCCGGCGATGTCATCGAACACTTACTGAAGCGCCAATGGTTTGTGAACTGCGAGGAGATGGCCCGAAAGGCTCTGAGG GCGGTGGAGTCAGGAGAGCTGAAGATCTCGCCATCGTATCACCAGAAGAACTGGAGGAATTGGCTCGCAAACATCAG TGACTGGTGCATCTCGCGACAGCTTTGGTGGGGACATCAGATTCCGGCCTACTTTGTGACTACGTCTCTCCAG GCTAACAAAGATGAGAGTGAAGGATTCTGGGTAGCTGCGCACAGCGAATCGGAAGCCAGGAGGAAGGCCGCCATTGTGCTGGGGAAACCAGAGGCCGAGCTCAGCCTTAAAAGAG ATGAAGACGTTCTCGATACCTGGTTTTCATCCGCTCTTTTTCCATTTGCTATGCTGGGATGGCCGGAACGG ACTGAAGATCTTGAGGATTTTTACCCCAACTCTCTCTTGGAGACGGGCAGTGACCTCCTGTTCTTCTGGGTGGCTCGGATGGTGATGTTAGGAGAAGAGCTTACGGGCCGGTTACCATTCAAAGAG GTCTTCCTGCACTCCATGGTCCGAGATGCTCATGGAAGGAAAATGAGTAAATCTTTGGGGAACGTTCTTGACCCTCTGGATGTAATGACAGGAATTTCACTGGAG GACCTGCGGGAAAAGCTAAAGGAGGGAAATTTGGACCCTCGAGAACTAAAAGTAGCAGAATCTGGACTG GTAAAGGATTATCCCCATGGGATACCGGAGTGCGGGACCGATGCCCTGAGGTTCGCCCTCTGCTCTCATAGAGTACAAG GTGATGACATTAATCTGGACGTTGCTTCCGTCCTCGCCGTGCGCCATTTCTGCAACAAAGTGTGGAATGGGGTGAAGTTCACGCTGTCGGCGCTAGGGGAGGGGTTTACTCCACTACCTatgggagag CTCAGGCCGCCGTCTCCCCTGGACCGATGGCTGCTGGAGCGGCTGCGGCTGCTGACAGAGGACTGTGAGAAGAAGCTGCAGAGCTACGAGATTCACCAGGCGACGGCCGCCATTCATAACTTCTGGCTGAAGAACTACTGCGACGTGTATGTG GAAGCCGTGAAACCCATTGTGAGGGGCCCCGGGGGCTCCGACGCTCGGCAGGTGCTGTATTGGGGCGCAGAGCTGACGCTTCGCCTTCTTGCCCCCTTTACTCCGTACCTCTCAGAAGAGCTGTGGCAGCGATTACCGCCATCTAGTGCTTGTCCCGCGCCCAGCGTCTGCGTGGCTGAATACCCCGGCCCTTGGCACACG GCTCATTGGCGGTATCCTGAGGAGACGCGACGCTTCGACTTTGTCTATTCTGTGGTACGGACGTTGCGCGGTCTGAGGAGCGACTACAACCTGACCAAGGCCAGGCCGGAAG TCTGTATCTCCTGCTCCCAAGAGGACGACCTGCAGTCTCTTCAGTCTTTCCTGTCTCCGCTGCAGACTCTCTCGTTTTCGGGGCCCCTTCACGTCCACCTGTCAGCAGCCGCACCCCGGGAGGCTGTCGATGGTACGGGCTGGGCCTCAGAAAAAGTTACAGACGGCTGCCATGTTTACATGAACCTGAAG GGACTGCTGGATCCTTCCTCAGAACTCCACAAGCTACAGGCAAAGCTTAAGAAGCTGGAGAACCAGGTCAGAGGCAAGacgaaggaagaagaggaggcggag GAGAATTCTCTGCAGATGAAAATTTCTAGAATTCTCCGTGTGATGAAGACCTTGGAGCAAATGTCCTAG
- the LOC142185073 gene encoding uncharacterized protein LOC142185073, translating into MELEKDLTMADDIQNLGGKRVEHCEQQVDITDYSEAGNDSIDEAAAYMDAHPEFIEDDNGEIRYGCTLCGKTFKHIGHFNRHKNNHSGQSLYKCRECYKGFRDQVELDIHQRIHTGEKPFKCSECDKTFVHQSHLASHQRSHTGVKPYMCPVCARSFTHSSSLKRHQQTHTGDKPHKCTECSKAFGRRTHLVRHLRIHTGERPYKCEKCGKSFNRKFTLDTHCRLHTSKRVQGDPESSGTTDDSDDW; encoded by the coding sequence ATGGAGTTGGAGAAGGATCTAACTATGGCTGACGATATCCAGAATCTGGGCGGTAAGAGGGTTGAGCACTGCGAGCAGCAGGTAGACATCACCGATTACTCCGAAGCTGGGAATGATAGCATAGACGAGGCCGCCGCTTACATGGACGCCCATCCCGAGTTTATCGAGGATGACAATGGAGAGATTCGCTACGGCTGCACCTTGTGTGGGAAGACCTTCAAGCACATCGGCCATTTCAATAGACACAAGAACAACCACTCCGGCCAGAGTCTCTACAAATGTCGGGAGTGTTACAAAGGCTTCCGCGATCAGGTAGAGCTGGATATCCACCAGAGAATCCACACCGGCGAGAAGCCCTTCAAGTGTTCGGAGTGCGACAAGACCTTCGTGCACCAGTCCCACCTCGCGTCCCATCAGAGAAGCCACACGGGGGTGAAACCGTACATGTGCCCCGTGTGTGCCCGGAGTTTTACCCACTCATCGAGTCTAAAGAGACATCAACAAACTCACACCGGCGATAAGCCGCACAAATGCACTGAGTGCTCCAAAGCCTTTGGTCGGAGAACCCACCTGGTGCGGCACTTGAGGATACACACGGGAGAGAGACCCTATAAATGTGAGAAGTGCGGGAAATCCTTCAATAGGAAATTTACTCTGGATACACACTGCAGACTCCATACTAGCAAGAGAGTCCAAGGGGACCCCGAGTCTTCCGGGACCACGGACGATTCCGACGACTGGTGA
- the VARS2 gene encoding valine--tRNA ligase, mitochondrial isoform X2, with protein MLRLLRDTNRCVFGRAPRRAASTVTERIKRDERRQRQRAQLEEGAAQEEVSPGKGRHWKDKETIEYEGHTAPGEKKDTSNPLPAAYSPRYVEAAWYSWWVKEGFFKPEYQSRLPHARPEVFSLCIPPPNVTGSLHLGHALTVAIEDSLVRWRRMLGEKVLWVPGSDHAGIATQTVVEKSLSKERGLSRHDLGREEFLKAVWEWKESKGDRIYHQLKSLGASLDWERSCFTMDGRFSRAVSEAFIHLHESGLVHRRHRLVNWSCSLRSAISDIEVESRQLNGRTYLSVPGYQRKVPFGLLFSFAYPTEEGDDEVIVATTRPETMLGDTAVAVHPDDPRYRKFQGKNLLHPFTGRLLPVVTHQLVNPEFGTGAVKVTPAHSLVDFDIAQDLALPLVSVIGEDGAMTEAGGDWIQGVKRFDAREKVVSALKEKGLYRGDCEHAMLLPVCSRSGDVIEHLLKRQWFVNCEEMARKALRAVESGELKISPSYHQKNWRNWLANISDWCISRQLWWGHQIPAYFVTTSLQANKDESEGFWVAAHSESEARRKAAIVLGKPEAELSLKRDEDVLDTWFSSALFPFAMLGWPERTEDLEDFYPNSLLETGSDLLFFWVARMVMLGEELTGRLPFKEVFLHSMVRDAHGRKMSKSLGNVLDPLDVMTGISLEDLREKLKEGNLDPRELKVAESGLVKDYPHGIPECGTDALRFALCSHRVQGDDINLDVASVLAVRHFCNKVWNGVKFTLSALGEGFTPLPMGELRPPSPLDRWLLERLRLLTEDCEKKLQSYEIHQATAAIHNFWLKNYCDVYVEAVKPIVRGPGGSDARQVLYWGAELTLRLLAPFTPYLSEELWQRLPPSSACPAPSVCVAEYPGPWHTAHWRYPEETRRFDFVYSVVRTLRGLRSDYNLTKARPEVCISCSQEDDLQSLQSFLSPLQTLSFSGPLHVHLSAAAPREAVDGTGWASEKVTDGCHVYMNLKGLLDPSSELHKLQAKLKKLENQVRGKTKEEEEAENSLQMKISRILRVMKTLEQMS; from the exons ATGCTCCGCCTCTTACGTGACACTAACCGCTGTGTCTTTGGAAGGGCACCCCGCAGAGCTGCCAGCACCGTCACCGAGCGGATCAAGAGGGATGAGAGGCGGCAGCGACAGCGGGCTCAGCTGGAGGAGGGTGCGGCACAGGAAGAG GTGTCACCAGGTAAAGGCCGACACTGGAAGGACAAAGAGACAATTGAGTATGAAGGTCACACGGCGCCCGGAGAAAAGAAAG ATACCAGTAATCCACTACCTGCGGCGTACAGTCCACGATATGTCGAGGCCGCCTGGTATTCCTGGTGGGTAAAGGAAGGATTTTTCAAGCCGGAGTACCAG AGTCGTCTCCCCCACGCCAGGCCGGAGGTCTTCTCTCTCTGCATCCCTCCTCCTAATGTTACCGGCTCCCTCCACCTCGGCCATGCTCTTACTGTGGCCATTGAGGATTCTCTTGTGCGTTG GAGGAGGATGCTGGGCGAGAAGGTTCTGTGGGTGCCGGGATCCGACCATGCAGGGATTGCCACACAG ACTGTGGTAGAGAAGAGCCTGTCTAAGGAGCGAGGTCTCTCACGTCACGATCTGGGCCGGGAGGAATTTCTCAAGGCGGTGTGGGAATGGAAGGAGAG TAAAGGGGACAGAATATATCACCAGCTGAAGTCTCTCGGGGCGTCTCTGGACTGGGAGCGATCCTGCTTCACTATGGACGGT CGTTTCTCCCGCGCAGTGTCCGAAGCCTTCATCCACCTCCATGAGAGCGGTTTGGTTCATCGCCGGCATCGTCTTGTGAACTGGTCCTGCAGCCTCCGATCTGCCATCTCTGACATTGAG GTGGAGAGTCGGCAGCTGAATGGTAGAACCTACCTGTCTGTACCCGGCTACCAGAGGAAGGTTCCCTTTGGGCTCCTGTTCAGCTTTGCGTACCCCACTGAAGAAGGAG ATGATGAAGTTATTGTGGCCACCACACGCCCTGAGACTATGCTGGGGGACACGGCTGTGGCGGTCCATCCAGACGACCCCAGGTACCGG AAATTCCAGGGAAAGAATCTTCTTCACCCCTTTACTGGGCGTCTGCTCCCTGTTGTCACTCATCAGCTGGTCAACCCAGAGTTTGGCACTG GCGCGGTGAAGGTGACCCCGGCTCACAGTCTGGTAGATTTTGACATCGCTCAGGACCTGGCGCTCCCATTGGTTTCTGTGATTGGAGAAGATGGAGCCATGACGGAGGCCGGAGGAGACTGGATACAG GGCGTGAAAAGATTTGATGCCCGGGAGAAAGTTGTGTCTGCCCTGAAGGAGAAAGGTCTCTATAGAGGAGACTGCGAGCACGCCATGCTGCTCCCTGTCTGCAG TCGCTCCGGCGATGTCATCGAACACTTACTGAAGCGCCAATGGTTTGTGAACTGCGAGGAGATGGCCCGAAAGGCTCTGAGG GCGGTGGAGTCAGGAGAGCTGAAGATCTCGCCATCGTATCACCAGAAGAACTGGAGGAATTGGCTCGCAAACATCAG TGACTGGTGCATCTCGCGACAGCTTTGGTGGGGACATCAGATTCCGGCCTACTTTGTGACTACGTCTCTCCAG GCTAACAAAGATGAGAGTGAAGGATTCTGGGTAGCTGCGCACAGCGAATCGGAAGCCAGGAGGAAGGCCGCCATTGTGCTGGGGAAACCAGAGGCCGAGCTCAGCCTTAAAAGAG ATGAAGACGTTCTCGATACCTGGTTTTCATCCGCTCTTTTTCCATTTGCTATGCTGGGATGGCCGGAACGG ACTGAAGATCTTGAGGATTTTTACCCCAACTCTCTCTTGGAGACGGGCAGTGACCTCCTGTTCTTCTGGGTGGCTCGGATGGTGATGTTAGGAGAAGAGCTTACGGGCCGGTTACCATTCAAAGAG GTCTTCCTGCACTCCATGGTCCGAGATGCTCATGGAAGGAAAATGAGTAAATCTTTGGGGAACGTTCTTGACCCTCTGGATGTAATGACAGGAATTTCACTGGAG GACCTGCGGGAAAAGCTAAAGGAGGGAAATTTGGACCCTCGAGAACTAAAAGTAGCAGAATCTGGACTG GTAAAGGATTATCCCCATGGGATACCGGAGTGCGGGACCGATGCCCTGAGGTTCGCCCTCTGCTCTCATAGAGTACAAG GTGATGACATTAATCTGGACGTTGCTTCCGTCCTCGCCGTGCGCCATTTCTGCAACAAAGTGTGGAATGGGGTGAAGTTCACGCTGTCGGCGCTAGGGGAGGGGTTTACTCCACTACCTatgggagag CTCAGGCCGCCGTCTCCCCTGGACCGATGGCTGCTGGAGCGGCTGCGGCTGCTGACAGAGGACTGTGAGAAGAAGCTGCAGAGCTACGAGATTCACCAGGCGACGGCCGCCATTCATAACTTCTGGCTGAAGAACTACTGCGACGTGTATGTG GAAGCCGTGAAACCCATTGTGAGGGGCCCCGGGGGCTCCGACGCTCGGCAGGTGCTGTATTGGGGCGCAGAGCTGACGCTTCGCCTTCTTGCCCCCTTTACTCCGTACCTCTCAGAAGAGCTGTGGCAGCGATTACCGCCATCTAGTGCTTGTCCCGCGCCCAGCGTCTGCGTGGCTGAATACCCCGGCCCTTGGCACACG GCTCATTGGCGGTATCCTGAGGAGACGCGACGCTTCGACTTTGTCTATTCTGTGGTACGGACGTTGCGCGGTCTGAGGAGCGACTACAACCTGACCAAGGCCAGGCCGGAAG TCTGTATCTCCTGCTCCCAAGAGGACGACCTGCAGTCTCTTCAGTCTTTCCTGTCTCCGCTGCAGACTCTCTCGTTTTCGGGGCCCCTTCACGTCCACCTGTCAGCAGCCGCACCCCGGGAGGCTGTCGATGGTACGGGCTGGGCCTCAGAAAAAGTTACAGACGGCTGCCATGTTTACATGAACCTGAAG GGACTGCTGGATCCTTCCTCAGAACTCCACAAGCTACAGGCAAAGCTTAAGAAGCTGGAGAACCAGGTCAGAGGCAAGacgaaggaagaagaggaggcggag AATTCTCTGCAGATGAAAATTTCTAGAATTCTCCGTGTGATGAAGACCTTGGAGCAAATGTCCTAG